A section of the Virgibacillus sp. NKC19-3 genome encodes:
- the yhaM gene encoding 3'-5' exoribonuclease YhaM codes for MGRGIGYTAVGDSFDGYMLIKEATKGVASNGKPFLTLILRDATGEIDAKLWDASKEDETVFIPEQIVRLSGEVNQFRGRAQLKIKSVRLAQPTDGVRVSDFVEKAPVEREILSERLTEVIFEMENPVMQRIVRAFITKYQEGILTYPAASKNHHEYVSGLAHHIVSMLAIARELHNLYPELNKDLLYAGIILHDLGKLKELSGVVTTSYTTEGKLLGHIPMMVEEIGQMAKELQMEGEEEVLILQHVVLSHHGKAEWGSPKPPLVREAEILHFIDLIDAKMNMLNRALDKVKPGEFTERLFAMDNRAFYKPLFEEK; via the coding sequence ATGGGAAGGGGAATTGGATATACTGCCGTTGGCGATTCATTTGACGGTTATATGTTAATTAAAGAAGCGACAAAAGGTGTTGCAAGCAATGGAAAGCCTTTCTTAACCTTAATATTAAGAGATGCTACAGGTGAAATTGATGCAAAGCTTTGGGATGCATCCAAGGAGGATGAAACCGTATTTATACCGGAACAAATTGTTAGACTTAGCGGTGAAGTTAATCAGTTTCGCGGGAGAGCACAACTGAAAATCAAGTCTGTACGTCTTGCTCAACCTACAGATGGCGTTCGTGTCTCAGACTTTGTTGAAAAAGCTCCAGTTGAAAGGGAAATTTTATCGGAACGGTTAACGGAGGTCATTTTTGAAATGGAGAATCCGGTAATGCAGCGAATTGTCCGTGCATTTATTACAAAGTATCAAGAAGGAATATTAACGTACCCCGCGGCTTCTAAGAATCATCATGAATATGTCTCCGGACTGGCTCATCATATTGTAAGTATGCTTGCCATTGCCAGAGAATTACATAATCTATACCCGGAACTTAATAAAGATTTATTATATGCAGGAATTATATTACATGATCTCGGTAAGCTAAAGGAACTATCTGGTGTAGTGACAACAAGCTATACAACAGAAGGGAAACTGTTGGGGCATATCCCGATGATGGTAGAAGAAATCGGGCAAATGGCAAAAGAACTGCAAATGGAAGGAGAAGAAGAGGTGTTAATTTTACAACATGTCGTGTTAAGTCATCATGGAAAAGCAGAATGGGGGAGCCCAAAGCCGCCATTAGTTCGTGAAGCGGAAATCCTGCATTTCATCGATTTAATAGATGCGAAAATGAATATGTTAAATCGGGCATTGGATAAAGTTAAACCAGGTGAATTCACCGAGAGATTATTTGCTATGGATAATCGGGCATTTTATAAACCCCTATTTGAAGAAAAATAA
- a CDS encoding sporulation YhaL family protein, with product MILGLPWWVFVMIICIFLSGFMAFKAMQTDRRLQKQSIEREGKVYMDRIAAERQYRNEQRKRQMSD from the coding sequence ATGATACTTGGATTACCTTGGTGGGTTTTTGTTATGATCATTTGCATATTTCTAAGTGGTTTTATGGCGTTTAAAGCAATGCAGACAGATCGACGTCTCCAGAAACAGTCTATTGAACGTGAGGGGAAGGTATACATGGATCGCATAGCAGCAGAGCGCCAGTATAGAAATGAACAAAGAAAACGGCAAATGTCCGATTAA
- a CDS encoding peptidylprolyl isomerase, producing MKKLAMAVTITAGVFTLAACSDSGDEAVVESDAGTITQDEFYQELKDRHGEALLQELVTVQVLEENYEVDEDAVDEEVQATKDQLGDQFDMALQQQGITDEDEYREVVRISMLQQQALTEDVDIPEEEIQEEYDRRNTEIDAQHILVEDEETASEVKEQLDDGADFEELASEYSIDGSAEDGGDLGYFSVGDMVPPFEEAAFSMEEGEISDPVATENGFHIIKVNDKREAEESIGEYEDMKDSIREDLALEQIDPAESQQKISELMENANIDVKLDEFEGLFDPPEEAQQNPEESGDTESEGESEDTESDDAETEENNDEGAEG from the coding sequence ATGAAAAAACTGGCAATGGCTGTAACAATTACAGCAGGCGTATTCACATTAGCAGCATGCTCTGATTCAGGAGATGAAGCAGTTGTTGAATCAGATGCAGGAACGATTACGCAGGACGAGTTTTATCAGGAGTTAAAGGACCGTCATGGTGAAGCCTTATTGCAGGAATTAGTAACCGTGCAGGTATTAGAAGAGAACTATGAAGTAGACGAAGATGCAGTCGATGAAGAAGTACAAGCTACAAAAGATCAGCTTGGCGATCAATTTGATATGGCACTTCAGCAACAAGGTATCACAGATGAGGATGAATACAGAGAAGTAGTACGTATTAGTATGCTACAGCAGCAAGCTCTTACAGAAGATGTAGACATTCCAGAAGAAGAAATTCAGGAAGAATATGATCGCAGGAATACAGAAATTGACGCACAACATATTTTAGTTGAAGATGAAGAAACAGCGAGTGAAGTAAAGGAACAACTCGATGATGGCGCTGATTTCGAAGAGCTAGCCAGTGAATATTCTATTGATGGTAGCGCAGAAGACGGTGGCGATCTTGGTTATTTCTCTGTAGGTGATATGGTACCTCCATTTGAAGAAGCAGCCTTCAGCATGGAAGAGGGAGAAATTAGTGACCCCGTTGCCACAGAGAACGGATTTCATATTATTAAAGTAAATGATAAACGTGAGGCAGAAGAATCAATTGGCGAATATGAAGATATGAAAGACAGTATTCGTGAGGATCTGGCGCTTGAACAAATAGATCCAGCCGAGTCACAACAAAAAATAAGCGAATTAATGGAAAATGCAAATATAGATGTGAAACTTGACGAATTTGAAGGCTTGTTTGATCCACCGGAAGAAGCACAGCAAAACCCGGAAGAATCCGGTGATACAGAATCGGAAGGTGAATCTGAAGATACGGAATCAGATGATGCTGAAACAGAAGAGAATAATGATGAGGGCGCGGAGGGCTAA
- a CDS encoding glycine betaine ABC transporter substrate-binding protein: MILILFLAACGGDDSEETSNDASADEGSEETSEGPEIGQEDLTQPYVAWARETVSTHMLGALLEMVGYNVELSQVEAGAMWSSVADGSADFHTSAWLPATHASYWEQYEEDITQVKQVLDSAPLALTVPSYMEDVNTIEDLKDNEELGESVDWEIVGIDPGAGIMENTQEVIEDYGLDNWELTASSEAAMLTQLQAAIDNEEPIVVPLWKPHWAFGTMDLKMLEDPQEIYGGDGDQIYTVARNDLEEDAPRAYKVLEQYDENYEMIEEMMPKVHQEEQDPADVVQEYIENNPDQVDEWLDGIPREE; this comes from the coding sequence TTGATTCTTATCTTATTTTTAGCAGCATGTGGTGGGGATGACAGCGAGGAAACAAGCAATGATGCCTCTGCTGATGAGGGCTCTGAGGAGACAAGTGAAGGACCTGAAATAGGTCAGGAAGATTTGACCCAACCATACGTGGCATGGGCAAGAGAAACAGTTAGTACACATATGTTGGGTGCCCTGCTTGAGATGGTGGGCTATAATGTTGAATTGTCACAAGTAGAGGCTGGGGCGATGTGGTCTAGTGTTGCTGATGGTTCAGCTGATTTCCATACGTCCGCATGGCTTCCAGCAACGCACGCATCGTACTGGGAACAATATGAAGAAGATATTACGCAAGTCAAACAAGTACTTGATAGTGCACCACTCGCCTTAACTGTCCCAAGTTACATGGAAGATGTAAATACCATAGAGGATCTAAAGGACAATGAGGAACTTGGCGAATCCGTCGATTGGGAAATTGTCGGAATAGACCCGGGTGCTGGCATCATGGAAAATACGCAGGAAGTTATAGAAGACTATGGTTTGGATAATTGGGAATTGACAGCAAGCTCCGAAGCAGCAATGCTTACGCAACTTCAAGCAGCCATTGATAATGAAGAACCTATTGTAGTACCATTGTGGAAACCACATTGGGCCTTTGGCACAATGGATTTGAAAATGCTTGAAGATCCACAAGAAATATACGGCGGGGACGGCGACCAAATTTATACAGTTGCCCGTAATGATCTGGAAGAAGACGCCCCACGAGCTTATAAAGTGCTAGAACAATATGATGAGAATTATGAAATGATTGAAGAAATGATGCCAAAAGTTCACCAAGAAGAACAGGATCCCGCTGATGTGGTCCAAGAATATATTGAAAATAACCCCGATCAAGTTGACGAATGGCTTGACGGTATTCCAAGAGAAGAATAA
- a CDS encoding glycine betaine ABC transporter substrate-binding protein has protein sequence MLKQIFGGIAVLAMLIALTACGENEEANGENASIGEELDYNITGIDPGAGIMDMTIDEVLPAYGIDDTWEVQESSEAGMLAELTSAIEEEEPIIVTGWIPHWMFSRFDLKMLEDPEGAFGGEEDINTLVRLGLEKDMPGAYTFFDQFQWEPDHMQDVMMKIEEGQSEQDAAQEWVEDNEDLVDSWTEGVEPGNGADVKITYVSWADVIASSNVVKYVLENELDYSVELIQVEPGPMFAGVADGSADATIGAWMPTTHASYYEEFEGDFEDLGANLTGTRNGLTVPEYMDIDSIEDLIEDD, from the coding sequence ATGTTAAAACAAATTTTTGGGGGAATAGCTGTTTTGGCTATGTTGATAGCCTTAACAGCTTGCGGAGAAAACGAGGAAGCTAATGGTGAAAATGCTTCTATTGGCGAAGAACTTGATTATAATATCACAGGAATTGATCCAGGCGCAGGTATTATGGATATGACAATCGATGAAGTATTGCCTGCATATGGTATTGACGACACATGGGAAGTTCAGGAATCCTCTGAGGCTGGTATGTTAGCGGAGTTAACGAGTGCGATAGAAGAAGAGGAGCCAATCATTGTGACAGGCTGGATTCCACATTGGATGTTTTCCAGATTTGATCTGAAAATGCTGGAAGATCCTGAAGGGGCCTTTGGTGGGGAAGAAGATATAAACACCCTTGTACGTCTTGGTTTAGAAAAAGACATGCCTGGTGCATATACGTTCTTCGATCAATTCCAGTGGGAACCGGACCACATGCAAGATGTTATGATGAAAATTGAAGAAGGTCAATCCGAACAGGACGCAGCACAAGAATGGGTGGAAGATAATGAAGACCTGGTAGATTCCTGGACGGAAGGAGTCGAGCCTGGGAACGGGGCGGATGTAAAGATTACATATGTTTCTTGGGCCGATGTGATAGCAAGTTCTAATGTTGTAAAATACGTATTGGAAAATGAATTAGATTATTCCGTTGAATTAATACAAGTGGAACCAGGTCCAATGTTTGCCGGTGTTGCTGATGGTAGTGCAGATGCTACAATAGGTGCTTGGATGCCTACAACACACGCCTCGTATTATGAAGAGTTTGAAGGAGACTTTGAGGATTTAGGGGCTAACCTGACCGGTACACGAAATGGACTAACAGTTCCGGAATATATGGATATTGATTCCATTGAAGATTTAATAGAGGATGATTAA
- a CDS encoding DUF1878 family protein, translated as MTTLNNNDTTSFHLQLLSTIIDLNAYPFINLIIENNVTYKEFKELFHLLQTLEAQYNIQKEEGFLDFTSLLVQFAGMLTEKLDPNSTIYALKKEGYYPSLLAEFTVIIEREEKRMRRG; from the coding sequence TTGACAACGTTAAATAATAACGACACAACGTCCTTTCATTTACAATTACTTTCCACAATTATAGATCTGAATGCGTATCCATTTATTAACCTGATTATAGAAAATAATGTTACATATAAAGAGTTTAAGGAATTGTTTCATTTATTACAAACATTAGAAGCGCAATATAACATTCAAAAAGAAGAAGGGTTTTTGGATTTCACTTCTTTATTGGTACAATTTGCCGGCATGCTTACCGAGAAACTAGATCCCAACAGTACCATTTATGCATTAAAAAAAGAGGGATACTATCCTTCTTTACTAGCGGAATTCACAGTTATTATAGAGCGCGAAGAAAAAAGAATGAGAAGAGGATGA
- a CDS encoding GbsR/MarR family transcriptional regulator, whose product MSIPKNEEIRDNLMIEFSKTVGNFGLSPVEARLFAHLYLSKEPLTLDDMSEALGKSKTSMSTSVRTLSDLNLVTRVWKKGVRKDLYQANNQLFKTFMNSYINKWIDTTKHQKDALENNKHLIDQKRKEESSEELSNLYERMHDILEFHILVERLFRSMKETGIDEAD is encoded by the coding sequence ATGAGCATCCCTAAGAATGAAGAAATTAGAGATAATCTAATGATCGAATTTTCAAAAACAGTTGGGAATTTTGGTTTAAGCCCCGTGGAAGCACGTTTATTTGCTCATCTATATCTTTCAAAGGAACCATTAACACTTGATGATATGAGTGAGGCCTTGGGTAAGAGTAAAACTTCCATGAGCACAAGCGTACGCACCTTATCAGATTTAAATCTTGTTACACGTGTATGGAAAAAAGGGGTTCGAAAGGATTTATATCAAGCTAATAATCAATTATTTAAAACATTTATGAACTCCTATATAAATAAATGGATTGATACGACCAAACACCAAAAAGATGCTCTGGAAAATAATAAACATCTAATTGATCAGAAAAGGAAAGAAGAATCGTCAGAAGAACTCTCAAATCTGTATGAGCGTATGCATGACATTTTAGAATTTCATATACTTGTAGAAAGGTTATTTAGAAGTATGAAGGAAACGGGAATAGATGAAGCGGACTGA